GGCTACGCAGTTCGAGCCGAATGTCTTTGGCCAGAATCGCCAGTGACTTAGCCACCCAGCCGGCATTCGCTTTGTCCAAGCGCGTACTCCTCCCGCTCATTGGTCGCCACGACCAGGGCACATCGTGCCTTTATCTCCTCAATGAAACTCAGGATGATCTTCTTCCCATCTTCATCAAGATTGGCCGTTGGTTCATCCAGAAACAGAAAAGTCGGCTCTCCCAGAAACGCGGCCGCATATTTCAATCGCTGCGCCATCCCGGATGAATATTCCGCCAGAAGATCATGACCACGCCCGGCCAACCCCATCCGGTCAAGGATGGCATTGATCTGTTTCCCGGTCGGTGAAAGACCCCTCATAGCAGCGAAAAACTTGATATTCTCCTCACCGGTCAACTCCCCGTACAGCTGTAAGTAAGGCGCCACTAGAGCGGAGGAAAACTGAATCTCTGACTCGGTCATAGGCCGATCATCATCGAAGAAAACGACTTTACCTTTGGTTGGGCGATGCTGCCCCAGGAGACACATCAGAAGAGTGGACTTACCCGCACCGTTGGGACCTGTTACGGCCAGAGAATCACCCGCAGTCAACTCGAAATTGATATTGGAGACGACCTTGCGCGGTCCAAATCGTTTTGATAAGTCACTAACGGATAGCCGATACATATTGTTAATCTGATAGATTAGCCGAGCAAATCAAAGCAAAAACGTTGGCGAAAAAAGCTGCCCAGTCAAATCTGGGTTGGTGAAGACCTGTCACAAGAAAGCTCCCCGATAATCAGGGAGCTTCATATGAGATATGTATCAAATCTACGTCAAACCGATGCTCATTTACCTTCCGAGGCCGCACCTTTCTTGATTCGGAACACCCGTTTTACCGGAATCGTGTACCTACTCTCTGAATCATCATCAATAGCAAACGTCAACGACAGTTCAAACTGACTGGGGACCTTGTCTTCGTGTACGATTATTCTTCCCTCAGCAGTCTCACCGGCCTTGACCACCGATGGCAATTCGACATCGAAGTAGTCCACAGCCCAATCAATAGGTGTAATTTGATAGTCCTGGTCGCCTCGATTTTCAATCAGAAACTTCGCCTTCCGGCGCGGCTTAATAGTGAACTGAGAGACATCTACTCGTTGCGGCTGAATAAAAAGTGGTAGATCCAATTCCGGATCGGTAATCAAGTGAGAAATTATCTTCAGGTAAATCTTCTCTTCGGAGATGTTTGTCTCGAGATACGGCCGTTTGGTGAGATATCCCCGG
The sequence above is a segment of the Candidatus Zixiibacteriota bacterium genome. Coding sequences within it:
- a CDS encoding ABC transporter ATP-binding protein, with protein sequence MYRLSVSDLSKRFGPRKVVSNINFELTAGDSLAVTGPNGAGKSTLLMCLLGQHRPTKGKVVFFDDDRPMTESEIQFSSALVAPYLQLYGELTGEENIKFFAAMRGLSPTGKQINAILDRMGLAGRGHDLLAEYSSGMAQRLKYAAAFLGEPTFLFLDEPTANLDEDGKKIILSFIEEIKARCALVVATNEREEYALGQSECRLGG
- a CDS encoding DUF1573 domain-containing protein; translation: MRLLIVAIFTMCLIGLGGVAQAGPMIEIPNPVFNWGKVCQKATVSHTFWIKSVGDDTLRILKVVPGCGCTKAPLQDSVLAPGDSTRLDIFLSTKSYRGYLTKRPYLETNISEEKIYLKIISHLITDPELDLPLFIQPQRVDVSQFTIKPRRKAKFLIENRGDQDYQITPIDWAVDYFDVELPSVVKAGETAEGRIIVHEDKVPSQFELSLTFAIDDDSESRYTIPVKRVFRIKKGAASEGK